GCCCCGGaatgttaggcattttaaggtaaaatacatGTTCGCGTTAGTTTAGTATTCTATTCTATATTAAACATGCGATGCGCAGCTTAAATGTTATGAGATCTTGATGGGATGCAAAGTCATCTCACTCCGGCAAGTAGACTCAATGTAAAGATTTCTCTCAATTAAGAAAGAGACCCGTACTTTTTTCTTAGTCTGTTTTTAACTCTTTTCTGCATACATTATGTACTAATAGCGATATAGATTTTCTGAAATGTTTGTTAATTCTCAAAGCTCAAGAACATTACTTACATAAACAttagtttaaagtttttacCATAAACAAAGCTGTCAATATCTGAGGTCAAAAAAATTTactactatatatttatttacaatcgcAGTGTCACAAAAGTAATCCGAAAAAGCATTTATCCTATTTGAACATTCAACTATAACAATCCTTTTACGAAACAAAGCCGTTGAAACAGTTGCAATCCAAACAATCCGCTCTACATAAAGCTTAACAAAAAAACGCCGCTTAAATTAAACTTTCGTTACAGATTAAATGGggaatagtatttttataaagtttcgaCAGTAGCGAGTACGGTATCAACTCGTGAGGGCGTTGCGCGGTTTGCGGTCGAGACGCCCCTACTATGTGcttctaaatacattatacTAAGCAGTTTTAGTTACAGCTGTTCAACATGTATGTACACTAATGTTTGTTTAGATTAGTCTGTTGTAGCCCTTAGTTGTTCATGAGACGGGCAAGttacattacaatttatgtTTGGTGGGACTCAAATATCCAGTTCTGTGCGAAAAcaacttgtaaaaaatatcctataaaCTCGTTTTGTGTCGTCTATTAggtaaataaacatacttaaatttCCATCTTTAGCTATTATATCAGTAACAAGGTTCTATTGGATTATGTACGGAGCCGATTATTTTGCGGATTTTCTTTtacactgttttaaaaaacattttgaagacAAGTTTTTAATCTGTCTGTCTCTGTATTATTTGCGACTGATATTATGCAGATTGTTTTTTAAACGTGGTCCACAGATGTGGGAATACTGATGTCAACATTTGCATCCACATGTGCGACGCTCAATTCgttcaatcaaatattattgcAACAAAACACCCACTACACACAGATGCTAACATTTTTGATCATGTCTGAAGGATATCTCTGCGAGTAAACAATATATCCATAACGATGCTGAATATATGTTTTTGCGTGATCTTCTAAGTAAGGATAGTAAATACCAATAGTGTATTaacttcttaataaaattataatttattacagcGCCGCACAAAGTTAGTTCAATCGGAGCGGAACAATCTTTCTCGCTGGCACTGTATACTTAAAGTCTTCAAGTTCcgaaaaaaacgttaaaatcgGTTTGGTTTTAATCTATTGGCCGTATAGTGACATCACAGGCTCAACATGTCTTGACTTTATGTCCACCAACAACAcgcaaacaaaagaaaaacatctcATAAGCTACGTacttatcttcttcttctatataaataaaaatgaattgctgttcgttagtctcgctaaacctagaacggctggaccgatttggcgaattttggtcttgaattatttgtggaagtccagagaaagtgtaaaaggtgaataaattagaaaatgcgctgtattaaataaaaacaagaaagcgtgagcggagctgcgcgggtcagccagtATAGAATAAATAACTATGTATGTAGAATTATAAAGTTCGCAGTTTTGCACCTATCCTTCACCTTAGCCCAATCAAATCATTAACGTGTTCAGCACAATTGTTCCATTCATGTAGGGAAGTGATTATCCAATGAGACGATAGTAGCATCGCTGGTCAACCGACCTCGCGCTCGAGTTGAACCTgctaaattgtttatttttggacgaattttcaattaaagttggtaggtacctacagcTTTGGAGGGAAAATGCTATAGTTACATTTTCATGACAATTCATACAATAAATGAAAGtttatttgcataattataTGTTTGATTTTATAGACAGCTAATAGTTGGTGCTTCTAGCCACGGTCGAAGaagtttcaaaaaaatattcctttacGGTCTTACCTGAATCATGATGGGATAGTCATAAGCAAATGATTTAGTTACgaatgttttactaaaatatctgacacacttatttatatacttaaattcTAGATTACACAAAGAAAGTGACGTGTTATATTTCAACTAGTAAGTCGTTTTAGCTGCAATTTGACGCGATAACTTAAAAATGCAACTACATGGTTCCTTTGACATGATTTTATTCGTTTACCTAATTTATACCGATCGAAAACGTCATCCTGAATTCGAAACTAGCATTTACTTAAAGTAACATCATTCCTCACCATCTTTCAGTCTTGGCACACCACCCAATTCCCAAAACATCtccaaaaaaacaaataagggATCTTAAACATTTTTCACGAGGTCACATTACGTTTGGCGAACATAAATCTCGCTCACACCATAGCCATGAGTTATGAGCCCCATCATTTCTTCTTCCCTATGTCTTTATGgatgtatgtgtgtataaattGAGGGGGGAATACGGCAGATCTTAAATAAGatgttacagtttttattgTCTTGCTTCTCTCTGTTATTTAAACGCAGGTTTACTGTGGAGCGGTTATTGCGTCACCCGCGtatcaaatatttgacattttagaGTACTTGCCAAATGTTAGTTCTTAAAAAagacgctaggggcgctgatgaatatttagtaaatgtaaaatatcttGATGGTTGGGTTGATAGTTAAATTAACAAACTTAAATCAACAAATTGGAAGTTTGTAGGGGtacctaagtatttatttatttatttccttgaaggTATAAATGAATTATGGACATTAAATTAAATGGaaatgaaataattgtattacttACTGCATTCGACTACTTCGAAGTGctatattttgtagaaaaatcaataacattttgacaataaaattatcatcagAAGTTGTTTTAATTCGATTGTTTCCTCGTTATGTGTCATTGTCTATAGGTACAAACACATTCAGCGAAAAGAATCGCAAATGTAATCAAATAATTGATCATCACgtttcatttcaaatattacGTGATATGATTACAATAACAACTAAGCATAGGCAACCACTGGGCCAAGGGAATCCCAACGTGTTGGGAATCCCTAGCATACTAAACCAgttgtttaaacaatatttttttaagtgaattaattttgaatataagaAAGCACCTACTTTCTTATGCGTCATCgtattatcaaaattaactgcctctgtggtgcggtcggtagtatatgcggctgccgtgcgagaggtctcgggttcgaatcctgggtcgggccaaaaagtattttctgagattttctgttaagaatttcttagagattgcccggagttgggaagttgaggtcgaagatccgtgcctcggagagcacgtaaatccggcggtcctgcgcctgacctctcactggtcgtgtcggttatccgtcccaccgaactatgagagtgatggaattgATGGACActcttggacactataaacaaagtcctgcacagatggccagtttcaatgaaactgaccgccgtagccgtatatcggctaggaggacattatcaaaattaattttgtttcacaCATGAAGGTACATGTTATACCTGCTAATAAACATCTTAATTCTAGAGTTCTGAACCTCATTTTATGACTATACAagagctcgattctttactactatgaACTGCCGTCAACGGTAACGTCCATGAACAACTAATAAACGTGAAAttaatggtcactattcagaACATTGCTGATTTGACGTGTCACAATAATTAAAGGGAGAAAACAACGTACCTACACCAAAGcggctttcaaatagttataactgagtaacagacatacaaacatacataatttataatcaacTACATAATCTTTTACGTAAGATAATAAGCAACAAAACAAAtgattgttattaataataataataattagcaaaCAAGCTAACGAAGGTATTATTTGTAAGTACCTACGGTGATTCCTGTAACAAATCTTCAGTAGAACAGGAAAATGCGTTGAGGAAATTCTTAAAACAAACGTGTCtagttactttaattttattaaagcgaTAGATACCTATAACATTATACCTATGGAGCTGTCCGATAATAATTTGTACTTGCGATACCCGAGCCACTGCAACCTTCACCAACACCTCTCACAGAGCTGTAGTGTCCCATAGTTCCACTCCCACCAATAACCCACATTTCTATACGGGTTAAAGAACCACCACTGCTGTAATGCACGTAGGATTCCCCAAGAGGGTTGGTTTTAACCAGTTGCAAAAGTCTGCCAAATCTCTTTACAACATGTTTTGGAGAACGAAACAATGTTAAACCCTACTcaacgtgggataaggacagGACCGAAAAGAAGGCATAAGACGTCGCGTTTTTGTAAGTTCTTCCAATCATCTATGATAGATCGAAGTATTTATACAATGTTGTTCGCTGCAGTTTTTACACTTAATTATTCATGCTGTTTATGTGGGTGATTGACTGATAcagaaaatgaattaaaatactATAGTTTTGCCCTGctagatctatactaatataataaagctaaagagtttgtttgtttgtttgtttgtttgtttgtttgtttgtttatttgtttgtttgtttgaacgcgctaatctcaggaactactggtctgacttgaaaaattctttcagtgttagatagcctatttatcgcggaaggctataggctatataacatcacgctacggtcattaggagcggagtagcaatgaaaaatgttacaaaaacggggaaaattttgacccattctcttaggtgacgcaagcgaagttgcgcgggtcagctagtattaaataattttaaaacatctcTCTTTTATATGTTTACTAGTTAACCTGTACCAACGTTATTTAAAGCTATTCTGCATCTCTTACTTCTCTTAGTTCAGTCTTTACCCAGTAGTAGTTTAGCCTCGTGCTATACGACTACTGGGTAAATATTGATTATCAACTATTAGAGGCGAATTTGATAACAATACGCCAAAGAAACTACCAACCAGTGAGCTCACCTggctattatattatactaattgAACCTTGAAATAGGAACTTACTTTCTTACGACCTTGTTCTTAAggaaaactttaaaatacattactCATAAAAATTATGCGTCATAGTAAACAATATGTAATTAAATGCAACGGTACCGTTCACTTTTATTTGAGTACACACTAGCTAAACCACGCGACACCGCCCGCGTACACACTTTAATCTCTATCCAATAATTCTAGGGCCTGTAACAATCTAACCTTACACCAGTATCGCGgatctctaccactatcgactatcgacaaccggagactatcgagaagttttgtgtaaaaatctgatcagcgcccctagcgggtgccgtcagaactattttggcagcttattttaaatgtcaagtgcTCGATTCTCGAAAGTAGTGGCTGTACAGAAGCGAGCTACAGGTTTTAAACTATCTCCTTgtagaatttcatcaaaatcactGCAGCGGTATAGGCGTGAAAATCTAACAGACAGAGTTTTGCATgtttaatctttataaatattcattagtataaatatgtttCATGTAATACAATATAACCATTTACATAATGTTACATGTTTTGTCTGGTTTTGGTTTACGTTAcctaaataatgatattaaaatctTTTGCAAACACGTGTTAAGAAATAATGTTTTGCTAGTAATCGTATTCAAACTAAAGAATGTTAGAATAAGGTACAGTATTCTATGCCAATCAaagattacaaaattaaatatgttttgtactatttctttttatttgaatgcataaacaaaatgcaaaaataaaatatatttaaaacaacagttaaataaaaggtaatttcttaaaaatatttatataacgcGTTGCACCAAGTTACGTTATCACAACAATTTGTTCTAAAAGGCTACCGTGTAATTATTAATCACTATACGATATACATTGTACAATTTCagcataaaattactttatgaGCTACCTACATAATTCCTTctatttaagtaattaacaaattgcaatgaaaaataaacgGTTTAGATTCCTATTTAACTTACATTTAAAGTTGAACGTCCAATTTAGGTATCATCTCAGAAGACACAATAAATCTAAgagaataaaactaaaattaaaataactattctacagtaaaatatcacaaaataacattaaatcatCACAACTATTCTATACCATACAATTCAGTAGACAAATAGAAAACACCAGTCGCATTCCCTGGGTTATTATAACCAGCAATGGTCACTTCGTTAGCAGAACATTTCCCTTCAGAATAATGGTCGTAGGAATCGCAGGCCCAAGCCAGGAACCCATTCTTCAACTGCACAGACATAGCGTAGTATCTCACACAAGCTTTGTGGCTACATTTCGCTGAATCACTCTCTCCTTTACCAGGGATAATGCCTGCGTGACAAGGAGGCTGTTTCTTCCCACCTTTATTGAAGAAGAAATCTGTATCAGCTAGCACAGATGTAGTTCCTAAGCCTCCAGCATTACAATGGTATACTTCCACGTATTGAGCTACTCCAGATCTGATCTGGTCTTCTACTAATCCGTTAGAGAAGCAAGGACCAGCTGGATCTAATGCTGTGATCCTCCAAATCTTTTCATTAGTTAATTTAGTGTATTTCGTACCAGTATATCCGAGCATTTGACTGCCCAAACTGTGTCCTATGCAATGAATTTTGTTTGATGGGAATCCTTTTTTATGGAGACCAGCTAAGAAGTTTCCAAGAGCTGTACCGATGTAGTAAGCGTGTTTGACTGATCTTTCGTAGCTGGCGATCTTGCCTCCCTTCGCTGATGTGTACATGGAATGGTCTACTATGATTAGGTAGATGTTTGGTACATTGCTGAAAGTTTGTCTGATCAGGTCTTCTGTGTTCTTCGCTATGTGGGATTTGTAGCCAGGATTGAAGAAGATGAGCCGTCTGGTAACGTCTAGATTGTAGCTAGTCGTGATGCCTTCAACTGCACTGTCGATCGGGAAAGATAGGTTGAAATTGTTCTGGAAGTCATAGAAGAATATTTGGACCTCGCTGACACCGTAGTCCAGGTTTTTGTCGTGGTCACCTGGAAAGTAGAACGATTTTCTGTAAGTAAGGTTCATGCCGAAAGTAGTGAGTCATTAGATTGATAAGAGGTATTTCCCCTTTTGATGAcgttagtttttgtttgttactataGTGCTTGGAGTTACGTCTTACTCATAAGGAAAGAAGCATATCAATAAGCTTATGCCCATTCTTTGACGTAACAAAAACCTTTCGTTTGAGTGACGTTATTAAGGAACTAATGAGCGAAATCTTTTGCTATTACTAATGTAAAATTTCCTAGGATTTCCACTATTGTGccgtgttttattaaatttttgtgAACCCGTGACCACAATCAGTGTTACTCGATCAAAACATTCACAAGGTCAGCGCACTTAAGCCCCGTTGTGCATCTTACATCCTACTAGTATCATGTGTGCAAGGCATAGTTTAAAgtttaagtttgttttgatataataaattttcacaAGAACAGTTTCTTCAAAATCATCTCTCATCGATCCTAATAACTACTCAATAGTCGTATCCATTAGCACTTCATTTTAATATCATCTTTCAAAATACCTAAATTGTGTGAATATTTACTAATTTCCAAGAGTATTGAATTACATACCATTTCACCAAACATCATAACACATCCAAAACAACATTAGCTACATAGAACGAGACAGATTTCCGTCAGCGCTGTTATTTCACAGTCGTAACAATAGCTTATTGAAATCAAGGGAACAATTATGCGTAGTTCCTGACAGATTGATTAGACAACGTTTCACACAATGATCGTAACTATTTGTGGAATCATTTGTTTAACGTGTTTGTTATGTTTGCTCTATAtaacatagaacaaaatatattcaaactAGCTTTTGTCCGTCTTCGTCAGCGGggtttgtgacttaagacaTAATTAtcgtacaaactttcatcccatattttatccccttggggacagaattgatcaaaatcctttcttagcggatgcctacgttataacctacctgcatgccaaatttcagcccgatccgtccagtggtttgggctgtgcgttgatacaccactatgtcagtcagtcagtcaccttaaACTATCACCTTTGATTTAGACATATATTTAGATATCTACGGTTTGATCTTTAACTGGCAGAGATGGTGCCACAGTCATGAATGCTAAATTAAAGCAGATTGCTtgcattcattttaaattagttgTAGTAGATTGTTAAAATAGTTGAGTAGAGATCTGTCAGTAATGTCCGGTAATTTGGAAGATGGAATCATGGATTGAAGAATACTGGAGAACAAGAATTGGACTTGAGTCTACGTCAGTCGCATGAATTCTTTTTCCCCGCGGCTATGAGAGTACCTAATAGAAAATAGAGTGTAAATAATTGCGTATTACTAAGCATGGCCTTGGGCACGCAATCCTGCGCAGTTAGttaatttaatagaaattatCTATCCGAATATTGACCGGggcttatttaattttctttcgttCGGGAAGAGACCGTTGCCTAGTGAGACAGTAACggaataaaactaaaactgcATTACTATCAACAAACACAATAACGTTTCAGTTATACTCATTCGAGATAATTGAACATCATTCATGTTTAATAGCTATACATTATACTTTACTAAACGTTCGTTTATGAATAGACAGTAATCTGTACAATTTACTGCAGCTTCATTGAAAAACATCTATTAATGCACTTCATACTAGAATACTTACGTTTTCATTAAGTTAATTTTTAggtttacaaaacaattaaacatagttttacaaaatgttttgctTTTAGATTATGATGTAGGGATTGTCCACCTTAGTTTGCTTGATATTTAGACTATGTTGAATGAGTGGTAGTCTCATAGTGCTATATAGGATCTCGTAAAGTatggcagtgatagccgagtggtttaggttggcacctctcacgcaagtggaCGCAgtttcgaatccgaggcaacacaccaatgacttttcgaagttatgtgtattagaaataattataacttgatctaacggtgaaggaaaacatcgtgaggaaaggccttgcatgcctaaaatttgtttaatattgtcGATTTCTTtcgatagtttattttaattgacttaGAAACTTGGAGACAAGTGACAGCTTTTACTATACTCCTCATAGATTTGTTATTCTATGCCCACAGCGTACCGagttaaaaaattaagatttcgTGATTTATTAGACACGTAAATCTTGATCTTTGTAATTACGACAATAGAGGTAATTAAAGAAGTCAGAGGTCTCCAGGTTTAATAAGCTTTAATAATTCCGACTTATAATTACGTAACAACTATACAAAACTAACGGTAGTTACAATGATTGTTCCCTAATAATACAGAATTAGACGTAGGTAAAAATGCCAAAGGTGCATAGCCATGATTGTTGCCGAGTCAATGAATCTGAGGTGTTTACGGAAAAAGCCTTTGCTACCCATAAACGGCTGCTGCATGGTATAGAACTATAGTCCAACATATAAGGTTCGCGGCTGGTGGATGTGCagaaaattcaacattttaaaaatcagtGACCAGCGTGCTTGTCAGCGTtgctgtttgatacagctactttatgtAGAAAATCGTAGAATTCTTTATTCTTATCTAGAAATTGTACCTACACcaagtctctctactaagtaGTCGATCGATATTGGCCTAACGGCCTAATACTCAAACGAcacttaatttagtttttgatgTGTATTGGTAACGATAACTATAACTTTTAgagttacttaaaattaagtgaCGTTTTAAGTGTTTGGCTGTAAGCGTACAAAATGCATCTAAAGTTATACCTAAGAAACCAAACATACAATATCTTTCCAGACAGGAAGGAAAACCCACAAAAATACTctgaatcataattatttacgttcgttacatattttttacttgtactgtTTTTGATAGGTACCCAAGATATTAAATTACttggaaaaataaacaaataattaaattcctTTGAGTAATGAGAAACttaataacataagtaataaAGAACggtagatattttaattaacgtttGTGTCTACATATTCTCTTTGTGAACATCATAACTGctgaaaatattcttttgatAAATAACTAGGATTACTCGCTATGGGCTGATGCTTCGCGAACATTTTCGCAGATACCACACAAGGTCTTCGTGTTTGACATTTTGACCTTAACTAGGCTGTAAGTCGACTATAGTGATCACCACGTAACTACTACTGGATGGTCGGTCCAACATGTAGCAAATATTAGAGTGATACTCAAATAGTTTCGAGTCTGATTGTATTttctaaacattataaaaatccCCGCGTATAAAGTCAGACATAAACTGTCTATTCATAAAGAAGAAttcaaaacaaagaaaaagagAGTTAATCAAATCTTCTCAGTAACTGGGTGCCAGTTAATGGTCAATGCAGACGCGGTAGACCCAAGCGGAGAGGAAAAGACTTGATTTGACAAAGTCTTTTCCAGCCAAAGTTTTGGGGATCGTAACAGGACTAGACGaaactaaaaatacttacgataaattaattaactcatACAATAAATTGACTAACAAAACACTTTCGTGACTAACAAGTCTATATGTCACAATGATgacgtatttaattaattttccgGACGCCTACGGCCTACCTTGATAATGGCCGTGTCATGGTCCTATGGTAAATATGTGACTGGCCTTGAATAAAACATGCTAAAAACTGCTACACTACCTTAAAAAGATGGACTCTCATcggtaatatttttgtttaagactAAGTAAATACgaggttttattacaagtccGATCACTTATTTTAGAATCTTAGCGTGCgtaatttatctatattgttattgatagattatgtgtatttttaaaatagtatttatatagTATAGCTGTATCAAATATGCTACTATCAGCTGCATAAACCTGCAAGCCACTGACGCAACTATATTCAGAATTTTTTATACCTTCCTATTCTTACCTCATATTAGGCTATCCGCTGAGTTGTTAGACTATACGAATAGTTCGTTGTTTGTTGGAATCCAAAATACGAGTTAACGGCCatgttacataaaataatgaaccaggcatataaattacatgattatttgttaaaaaaatgtttaattcttaaatattgtgtattttgtatttatataggtacatgCAACGCGATATTTAAAAGGTGAAAATAGTATTGGTCAAAGATGACTCATGAGAGTTTTGCAATAGCTGTTATTTTTCTGATAACATTATCAAAGGTGTTTAACCCGCCAAAAGAGGTTTGTCAGAGCGTTGtcattgataaaaatgaagaaatatttaagatttaatttatttaattgatgcaACAGCAGTTTTAGTTTAGAAATGCGTTAACAAAAAGGTCATTAaaagaataaattttattttcttacttgAACATAAAACGAtagataatattcaaatatgtaATCATCTCATTATTATGCTTATGGGCAATTTTATAATCAGTATTAAAAAGCCAAAAGTCGTTGAATTggaaataatatagttattct
Above is a genomic segment from Anticarsia gemmatalis isolate Benzon Research Colony breed Stoneville strain chromosome 8, ilAntGemm2 primary, whole genome shotgun sequence containing:
- the LOC142975111 gene encoding lipase member H-like, with translation MNHLFCFVLSALIACVCGGPFRALLYSDWITCDHDKNLDYGVSEVQIFFYDFQNNFNLSFPIDSAVEGITTSYNLDVTRRLIFFNPGYKSHIAKNTEDLIRQTFSNVPNIYLIIVDHSMYTSAKGGKIASYERSVKHAYYIGTALGNFLAGLHKKGFPSNKIHCIGHSLGSQMLGYTGTKYTKLTNEKIWRITALDPAGPCFSNGLVEDQIRSGVAQYVEVYHCNAGGLGTTSVLADTDFFFNKGGKKQPPCHAGIIPGKGESDSAKCSHKACVRYYAMSVQLKNGFLAWACDSYDHYSEGKCSANEVTIAGYNNPGNATGVFYLSTELYGIE